The Humulus lupulus chromosome 4, drHumLupu1.1, whole genome shotgun sequence genome has a window encoding:
- the LOC133832973 gene encoding uncharacterized protein LOC133832973, with protein sequence MSSYVKFMKDILSKKRNMGEYETVKLTKEFSAILQRKLPQKLRDTGSFTIPCTIGNFESMNALCDLGVSINLMPLSIFKRLKLGEARPTTMTLQLADKSLAYPRGIIEDVLVKVEKFIS encoded by the coding sequence ATGTCCAGTTATGTAAAATTCATGAAAGACATTTTGTCTAAGAAGAGAAACATGGGAGAATACGAAACTGTGAAATTAACTAAAGAGTTCAGCGCCATTCTACAAAGGAAACTCCCACAGAAGCTGAGAGATACTGGGAGTTTTACCATACCATGCACTATTGGGAATTTTGAGAGTATGAATGCTCTATGTGATTTGGGGGTGAGCATTAATCTGATGCCGCTTTCTATTTTCAAAAGATTGAAGTTGGGGGAAGCAAGGCCTACCACAATGACTTTACAACTGGCAGACAAATCATTAGCATATCCTCGAGGTATTATAGAAGACGTTCTGGTAAAAGTGGAAAAGTTCATCTCCTAG